In one Oryza glaberrima chromosome 2, OglaRS2, whole genome shotgun sequence genomic region, the following are encoded:
- the LOC127762346 gene encoding transcription factor HBP-1a-like: MGTNDPGTPPKATKASEPEQSPATTSGTTAPVYPEWPGFQAYSAIPPHGFFPPPVAASPQAHPYMWGAQPMVPPYGTPPPYMMYPPGTVYAHPSTPGVHPFNHYPMLANGNVEAAGTAPGASEINGKNELGRTSGPSANGITSHSESGSESESEGSDANSQNDSHSKENDVKEDGSSQNGISHTALNQNMSMAPTQTGVVIGGVAPTTNLNIGMDYWGAAGSSPVPAMHGKASSGSVRGEQWDERELKKQKRKQSNRESARRSRLRKQAECEELSVRADNLRAENSSLRAELERIKKEYEALLSHNASLKEKLEGNSDSIPYMNEQNDTNGTHQKQQDSDAQPNDAP, from the exons ATGGGTACTAATGATCCTGGCACGCCACCCAAGGCAACAAAGGCATCAGAACCG GAGCAGTCTCCAGCCACTACATCTGGCACTACAGCTCCAGTTTACCCTGAATGGCCTGGTTTTCAG GCCTACTCGGCAATTCCACCGCATGGGTTCTTTCCACCTCCTGTTGCTGCAAGTCCCCAGGCTCATCCCTACATGTGGGGAGCTCAG CCCATGGTGCCACCTTACGGGACACCACCACCTTATATGATGTATCCTCCAGGAACTGTATACGCACATCCCTCTACTCCT GGTGTGCATCCATTTAATCACTACCCTATGCTGGCAAATGGAAATGTTGAAGCTGCT GGAACTGCACCAGGTGCTTCAGAAATTAACG GGAAAAATGAGCTTGGCAGAACATCTGGTCCATCTGCCAACGGGATTACCTCccacag TGAGAGTGGAAGTGAGAGTGAAAGTGAAGGAAGTGATGCCAACTCTCAAAAT GATTCACATTCAAAGGAAAATGATGTAAAGGAAGATG GTAGTTCTCAGAATGGCATATCACATACAGCATTAAATCAGAACATGTCGATGGCTCCAACTCAAACGGGTGTAGTAATCGGGGGAGTTGCTCCCACAACAAACTTGAACATAGGAATGGACTACTGGGGTGCTGCTGGTTCTTCGCCTGTTCCTGCAATGCATGGCAAAGCATCGTCTGGTTCAGTTCGAGGAGAGCAATGG GATGAAAGAGAGCTCAAGAAGCAGAAAAGGAAGCAGTCTAATCGGGAATCAGCACGTAGATCCCGGCTGCGCAAGCAG GCTGAGTGTGAAGAGCTTTCTGTACGCGCTGACAATTTAAGGGCAGAAAACTCCTCTCTTAGGGCTGAGCTTGAACGGATCAAAAAGGAGTACGAGGCACTTCTTTCACACAATGCTTCACTCAAG GAAAAACTAGAGGGGAACAGTGATTCAATACCTTATATGAATGAACAGAACGACACCAATGGCACCCACCAGAAGCAACAGGATTCTGATGCTCAGCCTAATGATGCGCCTTGA
- the LOC127761308 gene encoding uncharacterized protein LOC127761308, translating into MGFFRRIAGMFGISRDDADHHPHHHHHDGAAGDSAAAAEVPQDKVAAAAAAAAAAGNVQRRGFSVQVPVPVERPGPGPVLVPCPQGDGGVQGFRWYTRKLRIDEDGDVADEFLDEVVPEILINNDATPAGRYQVKYNTKSAALAMRKQISVIDGDICHSLEYQGRLRWV; encoded by the exons atgggtTTCTTCCGCCGGATCGCCGGCATGTTTGGAATCTCCAGGGACGACGCCgaccaccacccccaccaccatcaccacgaCGGTGCCGCGggggactccgccgccgccgccgaagtccCGCAGGataaggtcgccgccgccgcggccgccgcggcggctgccgggAACGTGCAGAGGCGCGGGTTCAGCGTCCAGGTCCCCGTCCCCGTCGAGCGGCCCGGGCCCGGGCCGGTGCTCGTGCCCTGTCCccagggcgacggcggcgttcaG GGCTTTAGGTGGTATACAAGGAAGCTAAGGATTGATGAGGATGGTGATGTCGCAGATGAGTTCTTGGATGAAGTTGTTCCAGAAATCTTGATCAACAACGACGCAACTCCAGCTGGAAGATATCAAGTGAAATATAATACAAAATCAGCTGCTCTAGCAATGAGAAAGCAAATATCCGTCATTGATGGTGACATCTGTCATTCCTTGGAGTACCAAGGGCGCCTGCGTTGGGTGTGA
- the LOC127763766 gene encoding uncharacterized protein LOC127763766: MVLWELTAITAYFLGLRRTYRLALRIQRRLIGPNHPRIRHFVYRRTRDVFNVAVSVHKNIQQRDLEVGRNLGNMILRWLDRMKPSAQIRPHPPGPPNGSSEQFRHLSSTSKSTGAQKPTSKTLPRDGGKVLFSPLNIRPKSFPVLPTMMQPTRISASSQCRRISYSSFPSATAKRNDFMQGVFRKDIAQLMV, from the exons ATGGTGCTGTGGGAGCTGACGGCGATCACGGCCTACTTCCTGGGGCTCAGGCGGACCTACCGCCTCGCGCTCCGCATCCAGCGCCGCCTCATCGGCCCCAACCACCCCAGGATCCGCCACTTCGTCTACAg GCGAACACGGGATGTTTTCAATGTTGCGGTTTCAGTGCACAAGAACATTCAGCAGAGAGACCTAGAAGTTGGTCGGAACCTTGGTAACATGATCCTTCGCTGGCTTGACCGCATGAAGCCCTCAGCACAGATTCGTCCCCATCCTCCAGGCCCACCAAATGGCAGCTCAGAGCAATTCAGGCATCTTTCGAGTACAAGCAAGAGCACAGGAGCTCAGAAGCCTACATCCAAAACTTTACCGCGTGATGGTGGAAAGGTGTTGTTTTCACCTCTGAACATTCGACCCAAGTCCTTCCCTGTTCTACCGACAATGATGCAGCCCACCAGAATTAGTGCTAGCAGCCAGTGTAGGCGGATTTCCTACTCATCATTCCCATCGGCCACCGCTAAGAGGAATGATTTCATGCAGGGTGTGTTCCGCAAGGACATTGCACAGCTCATGGTGTGA
- the LOC127763767 gene encoding 18.9 kDa heat shock protein has product MSMITSMLGRKQNAQQKGGGGGGRTGGGGGGEIEPVSVDIMEPFMDAISLTAFAAAPSAAAAAAVGVPSTASMDWKETAAAHVFMADMPGVRREEVRVEVEEEKVLRISGQRARAAEEKGERWHRVERSSERFVRTVRLPPNANTDGVHAALDNGVLTITIPKDNDRKPHARIIPITN; this is encoded by the coding sequence ATGTCGATGATCACTAGCATGCTGGGGCGGAAGCAGAACGCGCAGCAgaagggcggaggcggcggcgggcgcaccggcggtggcggcggcggcgagatcgagCCGGTGAGCGTGGACATCATGGAGCCGTTCATGGACGCGATCTCGCTGACGGcgttcgcggcggcgccgtcggcggcggcggcggcggcggtgggcgtgccgtcgacggcgagcatggactggaaggagacggcggcggcgcacgtgtTCATGGCGGACATGCCCGGGGTGCGGAGGGAGGAGGTgcgggtggaggtggaggaggagaaggtgctCAGGATCAGCGGGCAGCGGGCGCGCGCCGCGGAGGAGAAGGGCGAGCGGTGGCACCGCGTCGAGCGGAGCTCCGAGCGGTTCGTCCGCACCGTCCGCCTGCCGCCCAACGCCAACACCGACGGCGTCCACGCCGCGCTCGACAACGGCGTCCTCACCATCACCATCCCCAAGGACAACGACAGGAAGCCTCACGCCAGGATCATCCCCATCACCAATTAA